A window of the Hordeum vulgare subsp. vulgare chromosome 5H, MorexV3_pseudomolecules_assembly, whole genome shotgun sequence genome harbors these coding sequences:
- the LOC123399034 gene encoding uncharacterized protein LOC123399034: MSMVVLDGSTVRSFVADEAAFARSVDARFAALDANGDGVLSRAELRRALESFRLLDGAGFGSAEPAPLPGEVAALYDAVFEQFDADHSGAVDRAEFRGEMRRIMLAVADGLGCQPLQVAVDDEGGSFLLEAAEHEAAMIAARVQEDRDRAAAQEAADGK, encoded by the coding sequence ATGAGCATGGTGGTCCTGGACGGGTCGACGGTGCGGTCCTTCGTGGCGGACGAGGCGGCCTTCGCCCGCAGCGTGGACGCGCGCTTCGCGGCGCTCGACGCCAACGGCGACGGCGTGCTCTCCCGCGCCGAGCTCCGCCGCGCGCTCGAGTCCTTCCGCCTCCTCGACGGCGCGGGCTTCGGCTCCGCCGAGCCGGCCCCGCTCccgggggaggtcgcggccctgTACGACGCCGTCTTCGAGCAGTTCGACGCCGACCACAGCGGCGCCGTCGACCGCGCCGAGTTCCGCGGCGAGATGCGCCGCATCATGCTCGCCGTCGCCGACGGCCTCGGCTGCCAGCCGCTCCAGGTCGCCGTCGACGACGAGGGCGGCAGCTTCCTGCTCGAGGCCGCGGAGCACGAGGCGGCCATGATCGCCGCCAGGGTCCAGGAAGACCGCGACAGGGCCGCGGCCCAGGAGGCCGCCGACGGCAAGTGA